In one Bos mutus isolate GX-2022 chromosome 19, NWIPB_WYAK_1.1, whole genome shotgun sequence genomic region, the following are encoded:
- the DHRS13 gene encoding dehydrogenase/reductase SDR family member 13: MEALLLGVGLLLGAYVLVYYNLVKAPPCRGLASLRGRTAVVTGANSGIGKMTALELARRGARVVLACRSRERGEAAAFDLRQESGNNEVIFMALDLASLASVRAFATAFLSSEPRLDILIHNAGISSCGRTREPFNLLLRVNHIGPFLLTHLLLPRLKTSAPSRVVVVSSAAHRRGRLDFTRLDHPVVGWRQELRAYANSKLANVLFARELATQLEGTGVTCYAAHPGPVNSELFLRHVPGWLRPLLRPLAWLVLRAPRGGAQTPLYCALQEGIEPLSGRYFANCHVEEVPPAARDDRAAHRLWEASRKLAGLGPGEDAESDEDSQPEDPGTPSSPSSPHPEEPTVSEFYPSPQSSTDRSTVTRRIPVKAELEPQAC; this comes from the exons ATGGAGGCGCTGCTGCTGGGCGTGGGGCTGCTGCTGGGCGCCTACGTGCTTGTCTACTACAACCTGGTGAAGGCCCCGCCGTGCCGCGGCCTCGCCAGCCTGCGGGGCCGCACGGCCGTGGTCACGG GTGCTAACAGCGGCATCGGGAAGATGACGGCACTGGAGCTGGCACGCCGAGGAGCGCGCGTGGTGCTGGCCTGCAGGAGCCGGGAGCGCGGCGAAGCGGCTGCGTTCGACCTCCGCCAG GAGAGTGGGAACAATGAAGTCATCTTCATGGCCTTGGACTTGGCCAGTCTGGCCTCCGTGAGGGCCTTTGCCACTGCCTTCCTGAGCTCTGAGCCACGGCTGGACATCCTCATCCACAATGCCG GGATCAGTTCCTGCGGCCGGACCCGGGAGCCCTTTAACCTGCTGTTGCGTGTGAACCACATCGGCCCCTTCCTGCTGACGCACCTGCTGCTGCCCCGGCTCAAGACGAGCGCCCCCAGCCGTGTGGTGGTGgtctcctctgctgcccaccGCAGAGGCCGCCTCGACTTCACACGCCTGGACCACCCAGTGGTGGGCTGGCGGCAGGAGCTGCGGGCATATGCCAACAGTAAGCTGGCCAACGTGTTGTTCGCCAGGGAGCTTGCCACTCAGCTTGAGGGCACTGGCGTCACCTGCTATGCAGCCCACCCAG GGCCAGTGAACTCGGAGCTCTTCCTGCGCCACGTTCCTGGATGGCTCCGCCCACTTTTGCGCCCCCTGGCTTGGCTGGTGCTCCGGGCACCGCGAGGGGGTGCCCAGACACCCCTGTACTGCGCTCTGCAGGAAGGCATTGAGCCCCTCAGCGGGAGGTACTTCGCCAACTGCCACGTGGAGGAAGTGCCCCCAGCCGCCAGAGACGACCGAGCAGCTCACCGGCTGTGGGAGGCCAGCAGGAAGCTAGCAGGGCTTGGGCCTGGGGAGGATGCCGAATCTGATGAAGATTCCCAGCCTGAGGACCCGGGGACTCCATCCTCTCCGAGCAGCCCCCACCCCGAGGAGCCCACGGTTTCCGAATTCTACCCCAGCCCTCAGAGTTCAACAGACAGATCTACGGTCACGCGCCGAATTCCGGTTAAAGCTGAACTTGAGCCTCAGGCTTGCtaa